Below is a window of Pseudomonas sp. B21-040 DNA.
AATGCCCACCACGCGCCCCGTGTCGTCTTCGAGTACGAACAGGTAGTCCGCATCAGCGCGCCCGGCTTCGCCGCGAAAGGTCTTCTCGGCCCAGCCGACCCGATGGGCCAGCCGCTCTTCGTTGGCCGGCAAAGTGGTCAGGCCGGTGCCAGTGCTGCGGGCCAGGTCGATCAGAGCGGGTAAATCGCTGCTGCGTACGGGACGAACGATCATGCTATCTCCTCAAACGGGCCGCTTGCGCCACCCGTGAAATTTCGCTGCTTTCCAGGCATTTCTTTCTGGAAATCAAAGCCGGCGTTAAACCGCCACCAGGCGCACGCTGGCACCTTCGCCGACTCCCAGGGCTTCGGCCGCTTCCAGGTCCAGGGTTACCGGTTTGCCGGGCGCGTAATCGAGCTCAAGCAACACGGCGCGGTAATCCTGCAATTGGGCATTGGCCACCAGATACTGACGACCGGCACCTTTGACCGGCTCGCCGATTTTCACCGGCACGACGCGGCTCTGGGCGATCGAACGGATCCCCGTCACACGGGCGTGCAAGGTCGGGCCGCCGTCGAAAATATCGATGTAGTGATCAGTCTCGAAACCTTCGCGCATCAGGATGTCGAAAGTGATCTGCGCCCGTGGGTGCACCTGGCCCATCGCCTCTTGAGCGGAGTCCGGCAGCAGCGGCACATAGATCGGGTAATGCGGCATCAGCTCGGCCAGGAACGTACGGCTCTTGAGGCCACACAGGCGCTCGGCTTCAGCGTAGTTGAGGTCGAAGAAGTTACGGCCGATGGCATCCCAGAATGGCGAGTCACCGTTTTCATCGCTGTAGCCAACGATCTCGGTCACCACGGAGTCGGCGAAGCGCTCCGGATGGCTGGCCACGAACAGCAGGCGGCCACGGGAATTGAGTTCGGCCCAAGGCGACCCCACCAGCTCGCGCTGTACGTAGAAACTGGTCAGCAAACTGTTGCCGGTCAGGTCGTGGCATTGGGAGAGCACGTGGATCTTGTTATGAATCTTCAGCTCGCGGGAAGCGTGCACGAAGGTTTCATTACGGAAGCTGTAGAACGGCTCGGAATAACCCGCCGAAGCAACGATGGCCGAACAACCGACCAGTTTGCCGGTGGCGGTGTCTTCGAGGACGAAGAAATAGCTCTCTTCACCGTTGAAGCTGACTTCGGCAGAAAACGAGGCTTCGCTTGCCGCGATCTTGTCGCTCAGGCGTTCAACGTCATCCGGCAAGGAAGTGACACCAATCGGGCTATCCGCAGCCAGACGCTGTACCTCGCCCAGATCAGCCATTTGCGCGGGGCGCATCACCAGCATGGTGTCACTCCTTTCTCTAAAAACTTTCATAAGTAAAATGCCCGGCTCATGTGGGAGCGGGCTTGCCCGCGATAGCGTCCTGTCAGATAACAATGAAGTCGGCTGTCAGGCCCTCATCGCGGGCAAGCCCGCTCCCACACTTACTAAGCCCGGCACAAAAAATTGATTCGACGCCTGAATAGTCAGGCGTCGAAGGGTCTATCAGGCTTGAGTCAACTTCGCAGCAGCACGTTCGAAGCGGTCCAGGCCGGCATCGATATCGGCGTCTTCAACCACCAGGCTCGGGGCGAAACGAATCACGTCCGGGCCGGCTTGCAGAATCATCAGGCCTTCACGCTCGGCGGCGTTGAAGATGTCCTTGGCCTTGCCCTTCCAGGCATCGCTCAGCACGCAACCGATCAGCAGACCCAGGCCACGGACCTGAGTGAACAGGCCGTACTTCTCGCCAATCTGCTCCAGGCGTGCCTTGAACTTGTCGTGCTTGGCGTTGACGCCGGCCAGCACTTCAGGCGTGTTGATCACGTCGATCACCGCTTCAGCAACCGCACACGCCAGCGGGTTACCGCCATAGGTGGTGCCGTGGGTGCCGACGACCAGGTGTTTGGCCAGGTCTTCGGTGGTCAGCATGGCTGCGATCGGGAAACCGCCGCCCAGGCTCTTGGCACTGGTCAGGATGTCCGGGGTCACGCCGTAGTGCTGGTAGGCGAACAGCTTGCCGCTGCGGCCCATACCGGTTTGCACTTCGTCGAACACCAGCAGCGCATTGTGCTCGGTGCACAGTTCGCGGGCGCCTTGCAGGTAAGCCAGTTCGGCCGGCAATACGCCGCCCTCACCCTGGATCGGTTCCAGCACAACGGCGCAGGTCTTGTCGGAAATGGCCGCTTTCAAAGCCGCCAGATCGTTGTAAGGCACGTGGGTGATGCCGGTGATTTTCGGACCGAAGCCGTCGGAGTACTTCGACTGGCCACCGACGTTCACAGTGAACAGGGTACGGCCGTGGAAACTGTTCAGCGCGGCGATGATTTCGTACTTCTCGCTGCCGTAGCGATCGAAGGCGACCCGACGGGCCAGCTTGAAAGCGGCCTCGTTGGCTTCGGCGCCGGAGTTACAGAAGAACACGCGCTCAGCAAAGGTAGCGTCGATCAGCTTATGCGCCAGGCGCAGGGCCGGCTCATTGGTGAACACGTTGGACACGTGCCACAGCTTGTTCGCCTGCTCGGTCAAGGCACCGACCAGCGCAGGGTGTGCGTGGCCCAATACGTTAACGGCAATTCCGCCGGCGAAGTCGATCAGCTCGCGGCCAGACTGGTCCCAGACGCGGGAACCGGCACCACGCACGGGGATGAAAGCGGCAGGCGCGTAGTTGGGAACCATTACCTGGTCGAAATCGGCGCGTTGTACCGCAGCGTGCTCAACGGACATCGGAGTCTCCTGAAGAGGAACACTCGCCTGAAACTGGCGAGCGATGAGGGGATTGTAAGGACAGTTTTCAGCCCGGCCTTGCCGCCAAGCGACAACTTCTTATAGCGCAAACCCCGGATTCAGCCGGGTTTACGGCAATGCGACATATAGCGTCGCAAAGGCGCAGTTTAAACTGCCGGCGCAGGTTATAGGCAGGCCTGATGAACGGTGCGGTAAATATGTACCGCACGCCACTCATCATCATCTGTTTTGCTGGCGGCTAATCCAAACGCTAAAGGAATAGCGCATGAATCAAGACGATTTTGAGCCCGCCTCGCAACCGGACTCTCACTTTCATCACGTTTACCAAAACCTGCCCGCATGGCTATTAGAGGCATCGACCGAAACGCGCGGCGCGCTGAAGAGCGCCAGCCTTGTAGCGCCTCCCTGGCATCGCACCGCTTCGCGTCTGCAACACCTGGTGCTGAAAAGCTCAAGCCAGACGCACTGGACCGAACGAAACCGGTTGGGATCGATGTTGGCGAAGGTGCAAAACGCTCAGGATTACGCAGAGCCGATTCTGGCCTCAGCGCTGAAAACCCGCTTCGACCTGGAGCTGGATGTCAAAACCACCTTCCTGCGTCTGTACATCCCGCTGACCACACCCTGGTTTGCGATCAAGACCGGTGCCGCCCGCACCTGGACGGTGTCGATGCTCGACGCGGCGCTGCACAACTTTCAGCCATCAGAGGCCGAGGCCGGCGCTTATGAGGCTGACTCCACCTTCATCAGCGCAC
It encodes the following:
- the aruF gene encoding arginine/ornithine succinyltransferase subunit alpha: MLVMRPAQMADLGEVQRLAADSPIGVTSLPDDVERLSDKIAASEASFSAEVSFNGEESYFFVLEDTATGKLVGCSAIVASAGYSEPFYSFRNETFVHASRELKIHNKIHVLSQCHDLTGNSLLTSFYVQRELVGSPWAELNSRGRLLFVASHPERFADSVVTEIVGYSDENGDSPFWDAIGRNFFDLNYAEAERLCGLKSRTFLAELMPHYPIYVPLLPDSAQEAMGQVHPRAQITFDILMREGFETDHYIDIFDGGPTLHARVTGIRSIAQSRVVPVKIGEPVKGAGRQYLVANAQLQDYRAVLLELDYAPGKPVTLDLEAAEALGVGEGASVRLVAV
- a CDS encoding aspartate aminotransferase family protein, which translates into the protein MSVEHAAVQRADFDQVMVPNYAPAAFIPVRGAGSRVWDQSGRELIDFAGGIAVNVLGHAHPALVGALTEQANKLWHVSNVFTNEPALRLAHKLIDATFAERVFFCNSGAEANEAAFKLARRVAFDRYGSEKYEIIAALNSFHGRTLFTVNVGGQSKYSDGFGPKITGITHVPYNDLAALKAAISDKTCAVVLEPIQGEGGVLPAELAYLQGARELCTEHNALLVFDEVQTGMGRSGKLFAYQHYGVTPDILTSAKSLGGGFPIAAMLTTEDLAKHLVVGTHGTTYGGNPLACAVAEAVIDVINTPEVLAGVNAKHDKFKARLEQIGEKYGLFTQVRGLGLLIGCVLSDAWKGKAKDIFNAAEREGLMILQAGPDVIRFAPSLVVEDADIDAGLDRFERAAAKLTQA